A stretch of the Streptomyces sp. NBC_00654 genome encodes the following:
- a CDS encoding Nif3-like dinuclear metal center hexameric protein, with protein sequence MPRLSEVIAELDALWPPGRAEGWDAVGTVCGEPGAEVDRVLFAVDPVQEIADEAIALGAQLIVTHHPLYLRGTTTVAADTFKGRVVHTLIRHGVALHVAHTNADTADPGVSDALAGALDLRVTGPLVPDPADPRGRRGLGRICELDHPETLGAFAARAAARLPATAQGIRLAGDPEALVRTVAVSGGSGDSLFDAVRAAGVDAYLTADLRHHPASEAVQHSPLGLVDAAHWATEWPWCEQAAAQLDAISDRHGWDLRVHVSKQVTDPWTTHHSSGAPN encoded by the coding sequence GTGCCCCGTCTGTCTGAAGTCATCGCCGAGCTCGACGCCCTCTGGCCCCCCGGGCGGGCCGAGGGATGGGACGCGGTCGGCACGGTGTGCGGCGAGCCCGGAGCGGAGGTCGACCGGGTGCTGTTCGCCGTCGACCCGGTCCAGGAGATCGCCGACGAGGCCATCGCCCTCGGCGCCCAGCTGATCGTCACCCACCACCCGCTCTATCTGCGGGGTACGACGACGGTCGCCGCCGACACCTTCAAGGGCCGGGTCGTGCACACCCTCATCAGGCACGGCGTCGCGCTGCACGTCGCGCACACCAACGCCGACACCGCGGACCCGGGCGTCTCGGACGCCCTCGCCGGAGCCCTGGACCTGCGCGTCACGGGCCCCCTCGTACCGGACCCGGCCGATCCCCGGGGCCGTCGCGGTCTCGGCCGGATCTGTGAACTCGACCACCCCGAAACCCTCGGCGCCTTCGCCGCCCGCGCCGCCGCCCGGCTGCCCGCCACCGCGCAGGGCATCCGGCTGGCCGGCGACCCGGAGGCGCTCGTGCGTACCGTCGCCGTCAGCGGCGGCTCCGGCGACAGCCTCTTCGACGCGGTCCGCGCCGCGGGCGTCGATGCCTACCTGACCGCCGACCTGCGCCACCACCCGGCCTCCGAGGCCGTTCAGCACTCGCCGCTCGGCCTGGTCGACGCCGCGCACTGGGCCACCGAGTGGCCCTGGTGCGAGCAGGCCGCCGCGCAGCTCGACGCGATTTCCGACCGCCACGGATGGGACCTGCGGGTCCATGTCTCGAAGCAGGTCACCGACCCCTGGACCACCCACCATTCCTCTGGAGCCCCCAACTGA
- a CDS encoding Zn-dependent alcohol dehydrogenase, translated as MRAAVLHEIGQDKLEVLDDVEAVGFGPGKVKLRIRATGLCHSDISAMSGVLPQPAPFIPGHEGAGEVLDIGDGVTGLSQGDRVLVCWLPACGTCPSCRRGQTQLCLAGFMNAGTPNFKRPGGDVFGFAGTGTFTEEVVVGAGCAVPIPDDVPYEIAALIGCGVTTGLGAAINTARVEAGSSVAVIGCGGVGISTIQGARVQGAAQIVAVDPVASRREAALNFGATEAVSPDEFADAKQRITGGEGFDYVFEVVGKSATARTAYENTRRGGTLCIVGAGAMDDNFQVNMFELFFDEKRILPSMYGGGDVLRSYERAIALWRAGRIDLASMITHRVRLDGINDALDQMRTGESLRTCVEL; from the coding sequence ATGCGCGCAGCCGTACTGCACGAGATAGGCCAGGACAAACTGGAAGTCCTCGACGATGTCGAGGCGGTGGGCTTCGGCCCCGGCAAGGTCAAGCTCCGCATCCGGGCCACCGGACTGTGCCACTCCGACATCTCCGCGATGAGCGGCGTGCTCCCGCAGCCCGCCCCCTTCATCCCCGGCCACGAGGGCGCGGGCGAGGTCCTCGACATCGGCGACGGTGTCACCGGGCTCAGCCAGGGGGACCGGGTGCTGGTCTGCTGGCTGCCCGCCTGTGGCACCTGCCCCTCGTGCAGGCGCGGTCAGACACAGCTCTGTCTGGCCGGCTTCATGAACGCGGGCACCCCCAACTTCAAGCGTCCCGGCGGCGATGTCTTCGGGTTCGCGGGCACCGGCACCTTCACCGAGGAGGTCGTGGTCGGCGCGGGCTGCGCCGTCCCGATCCCCGACGACGTGCCCTACGAGATCGCCGCGCTGATCGGCTGCGGGGTCACCACCGGACTCGGCGCTGCCATCAACACCGCGCGGGTGGAGGCCGGTTCGTCGGTCGCCGTGATCGGCTGCGGCGGGGTCGGCATCTCCACGATCCAGGGTGCGCGGGTCCAGGGCGCCGCCCAGATCGTCGCCGTCGACCCGGTCGCCTCCCGGCGCGAGGCCGCGCTGAACTTCGGTGCGACCGAGGCGGTGTCCCCGGACGAGTTCGCCGACGCCAAGCAGCGGATCACCGGCGGCGAGGGCTTCGACTACGTCTTCGAGGTCGTGGGCAAGTCCGCCACCGCCCGCACGGCGTACGAGAACACCCGGCGCGGCGGCACCCTCTGCATCGTCGGCGCCGGGGCGATGGACGACAACTTCCAGGTCAACATGTTCGAGCTGTTCTTCGACGAGAAGCGGATCCTGCCCTCCATGTACGGCGGCGGGGACGTCCTGCGCTCCTACGAACGGGCCATCGCGCTCTGGCGGGCCGGCCGGATCGACCTCGCCTCGATGATCACTCACCGGGTGCGGCTGGATGGCATCAACGACGCCCTGGACCAGATGAGGACCGGCGAGTCGCTGCGTACCTGCGTCGAACTCTGA
- the eda gene encoding bifunctional 4-hydroxy-2-oxoglutarate aldolase/2-dehydro-3-deoxy-phosphogluconate aldolase yields the protein MTSSAPSAAPAAPSASVLDLAPVVPVVVLDDAADAVPLARALVAGGLPAIEVTLRTAAALDAIAAIAAEVPGAVVGAGTVISARNVTDTVAAGARFLVSPGWTDTLLDAMKASGLPFLPGVSTTSEVVALLERGVTEMKFFPAEAAGGTAYLKALSAPLPQARFCPTGGISLASAPTYLALPNVGCVGGSWMVPGDAVAAKDWARVERLAAEAAALRA from the coding sequence ATGACCTCCTCCGCGCCCTCCGCCGCGCCCGCCGCCCCGTCCGCCTCCGTGCTGGACCTCGCACCCGTCGTCCCCGTCGTCGTCCTCGACGACGCCGCCGACGCGGTGCCGCTGGCACGGGCCCTGGTCGCCGGTGGCCTCCCGGCCATCGAGGTGACGCTGCGCACGGCCGCCGCCCTCGACGCGATCGCGGCCATCGCCGCCGAGGTCCCGGGCGCCGTCGTGGGCGCGGGCACGGTGATCTCCGCGCGGAACGTGACCGACACGGTCGCCGCCGGAGCGCGCTTCCTGGTCAGCCCCGGCTGGACGGACACGCTCCTGGACGCGATGAAGGCCTCGGGCCTGCCCTTCCTGCCCGGTGTCTCCACCACCTCCGAGGTGGTGGCGCTGCTGGAGCGCGGGGTCACGGAGATGAAGTTCTTCCCGGCGGAGGCGGCGGGCGGCACGGCCTATCTCAAGGCCCTGTCCGCACCGCTCCCCCAGGCCCGTTTCTGCCCGACCGGCGGCATCTCCCTCGCCTCCGCCCCCACCTACCTGGCCCTGCCGAACGTCGGCTGTGTCGGCGGCAGCTGGATGGTTCCGGGGGACGCGGTGGCGGCGAAGGACTGGGCACGCGTCGAGCGTCTGGCCGCCGAGGCGGCGGCGCTGCGCGCCTGA
- a CDS encoding ABC transporter ATP-binding protein codes for MVFTGTVKTFGRADRAVRAVDGVDLEIGRGETVALLGRNGAGKSTTISLLLGLNDPDSGTVRLLGRSPDEAVRAGLVGAMLQDGRPIPRVTVRELVRFIASTYPRPMPVEDALALAGVTSYADRRVDKLSGGQIQRVRFAVALAGNPELVVLDEPTAALDVEARRAFWQSMRSFAGRGNTVLFSTHYLEEADENADRIVVIDRGRIVADGSGDRIRRSAGGNLVSFDLAGTPFDPAGNPADGLELLPGVVGAEVRGPRAHLRTDDSDATVVELARIGAVRGLTVSRATLEDAFLALTAPAESRLPVASHPAGASEETV; via the coding sequence GTGGTCTTCACCGGGACGGTCAAGACGTTCGGCAGGGCGGACCGGGCGGTACGGGCCGTCGACGGCGTCGACCTGGAGATCGGGCGCGGTGAGACGGTGGCGCTGCTCGGCCGCAACGGGGCGGGCAAGTCGACCACCATCAGCCTGCTGCTCGGTCTGAACGACCCGGACTCCGGCACCGTACGGCTCCTGGGCCGCTCCCCCGACGAGGCGGTGCGCGCCGGTCTGGTGGGCGCGATGCTCCAGGACGGGCGGCCCATCCCCCGGGTGACGGTCCGCGAACTGGTCCGCTTCATCGCCTCCACCTACCCGCGCCCGATGCCGGTCGAGGACGCGCTCGCTCTCGCGGGTGTCACCTCGTACGCGGACCGGCGCGTCGACAAGCTCTCCGGCGGCCAGATCCAGCGGGTCCGCTTCGCCGTCGCGCTGGCGGGCAATCCGGAACTCGTCGTCCTGGACGAGCCGACCGCCGCCCTGGACGTGGAGGCCCGGCGCGCGTTCTGGCAGTCGATGCGGTCCTTCGCCGGACGCGGCAACACCGTTCTGTTCTCCACGCACTATCTGGAGGAGGCCGACGAGAACGCCGACCGGATCGTCGTCATCGACCGGGGCCGGATCGTCGCGGACGGCAGCGGTGACCGGATCCGGCGCTCGGCCGGCGGGAACCTCGTCTCCTTCGACCTGGCGGGAACCCCGTTCGACCCGGCGGGAAACCCGGCGGACGGCCTGGAGCTGCTGCCGGGTGTGGTCGGTGCCGAGGTGCGCGGCCCGCGGGCGCACCTTCGGACGGACGACTCCGACGCGACCGTCGTGGAGCTGGCCAGGATCGGTGCCGTCCGTGGCCTGACCGTGTCCCGGGCGACGCTGGAGGACGCCTTCCTGGCCCTGACCGCGCCCGCCGAATCCCGCCTTCCCGTCGCTTCCCACCCCGCCGGCGCCTCCGAGGAGACCGTGTGA
- a CDS encoding zinc ribbon domain-containing protein, whose translation MNAAPADQIRLLDVQALDVRLSQLAHKRRSLPEHAEIESLSSDLAQLRDLLVASQTEESDTTREQTKAEQDVDQVRQRAVRDQQRLDSGAVSSPKDLESLQREITSLAKRQGDLEDVVLEIMERRESAQERVTELTERVSAVQAKADDATARRDAATKELDDEAAGIAKDREVVAEIIPADLLKLYDKLRAQQGGVGAARLYQRRCEGCRLELNITEVNDVKAASPDTVLRCENCHRILVRTSESGL comes from the coding sequence CTGAACGCCGCGCCCGCCGACCAGATCCGACTCCTCGACGTCCAGGCCCTCGACGTACGTCTCTCCCAGCTCGCCCACAAGCGCCGGTCGCTGCCCGAGCACGCCGAGATCGAGTCGCTCAGCAGCGACCTCGCCCAGCTGCGTGACCTGCTGGTCGCCTCCCAGACCGAGGAGAGCGACACCACCCGCGAGCAGACCAAGGCGGAGCAGGACGTGGACCAGGTGCGCCAGCGCGCCGTCCGCGACCAGCAGCGGCTGGACTCCGGCGCGGTGTCCTCCCCCAAGGACCTGGAGAGCCTCCAGCGGGAGATCACCTCGCTGGCCAAGCGCCAGGGCGACCTGGAGGACGTCGTCCTCGAAATCATGGAGCGCCGCGAGTCCGCGCAGGAGCGGGTCACCGAGCTGACCGAGCGGGTCTCGGCCGTCCAGGCCAAGGCCGACGACGCGACCGCCCGCCGGGACGCCGCGACGAAGGAGCTGGACGACGAGGCGGCCGGTATCGCCAAGGACCGCGAGGTCGTCGCCGAGATCATCCCCGCGGACCTGCTGAAGCTCTACGACAAGCTCCGCGCCCAGCAGGGCGGGGTCGGCGCCGCCCGGCTCTACCAGCGCCGCTGCGAGGGCTGCCGGCTGGAGCTGAACATCACCGAGGTCAACGATGTGAAGGCCGCGTCGCCCGACACGGTGCTGCGCTGCGAGAACTGCCACCGCATCCTGGTGCGCACCTCGGAGTCGGGCCTGTAA
- a CDS encoding 3-oxoacyl-ACP reductase translates to MSLPLDGLSAIVTGAGRGLGRAEALELARLGAAVVINDYGQPGRDGSGEASAAPAEEVAAEIRAAGGRAVAHLGDVSDHGQARALVDLAVSTYGKLDILVNNAGILRDRMIFSMTEDEWDSVVRVHLKGHFNTTHFAAAHWRTRSKESGGPVYGRIVNTSSEAFLAGSAGQPNYAAAKGGIVGLTTSTALALAKYGVTANVICPRARTRMTEDVFAGFQEPADGTLDALAPEHVSPLVGYLASPAAGKVNGQLLVVHGGMVAIVERPKVAAKFDAAKETFTFDELDGLITPYYEDRPPNETFAAAEVLGLKRA, encoded by the coding sequence ATGTCACTACCCCTGGACGGCCTCTCCGCGATCGTCACCGGCGCGGGCCGGGGCCTCGGGCGCGCCGAAGCACTGGAACTGGCCCGGCTCGGCGCGGCCGTCGTCATCAACGACTACGGGCAGCCGGGCCGCGACGGCTCCGGCGAGGCGTCGGCGGCCCCCGCCGAGGAGGTCGCCGCCGAGATCCGGGCGGCGGGCGGCCGGGCGGTCGCCCACCTCGGCGACGTCTCCGACCACGGACAGGCCCGCGCCCTGGTGGACCTGGCCGTGTCCACGTACGGGAAGCTCGACATCCTGGTCAACAACGCGGGCATCCTGCGGGACCGGATGATCTTCTCGATGACCGAGGACGAATGGGACTCGGTCGTCCGGGTTCACCTCAAGGGTCACTTCAACACCACCCACTTCGCCGCCGCCCACTGGCGCACCCGCTCCAAGGAGTCCGGCGGCCCCGTCTACGGGCGGATCGTCAACACCTCGTCGGAGGCGTTCCTGGCGGGTTCGGCCGGCCAGCCGAACTACGCGGCGGCCAAGGGCGGCATCGTCGGCCTCACCACCTCGACGGCCCTGGCCCTGGCCAAGTACGGCGTCACCGCCAACGTCATCTGCCCGCGCGCCCGTACGCGTATGACCGAGGATGTCTTCGCGGGCTTCCAGGAACCGGCCGACGGCACGCTCGACGCCCTGGCCCCCGAGCATGTCTCGCCGCTCGTCGGCTATCTGGCCTCCCCGGCGGCCGGAAAGGTCAACGGGCAACTGCTCGTGGTCCACGGCGGCATGGTCGCGATCGTGGAACGGCCCAAGGTGGCGGCGAAGTTCGACGCGGCGAAGGAGACGTTCACTTTCGACGAGCTGGACGGGCTGATCACCCCGTACTACGAGGACCGTCCCCCGAACGAGACGTTCGCGGCGGCGGAGGTCCTGGGCCTCAAACGGGCATAG
- the yaaA gene encoding peroxide stress protein YaaA encodes MLVLLPPSEGKATSGRGAPLKPESLSLSGLAGARAAVLDALVELCLADEDKAREVLGLSEGLRGEIAKNAELRTAGTRPAGQVYTGVLYDALDLASLDTAARRRAGKSLLVFSGLWGAVRVGDRIPSYRCSMGVSLPGLGALGPFWRTRMDAVMPEVAGDGLVLDLRSSAYTAAWKPKGEIAARTASVRVLHSQLVDGVEKRSVVSHFNKATKGRIVRDLLVAGARPGRPAQLVETLRDLGYTVEAAAPARAGQAWALDVVVTEIH; translated from the coding sequence GTGCTCGTGCTGTTGCCGCCCTCCGAAGGAAAGGCCACCTCGGGGCGCGGAGCACCCCTGAAGCCGGAGTCCCTGTCCCTGTCCGGGCTGGCCGGGGCGCGGGCGGCGGTCCTCGACGCGCTGGTCGAACTGTGCCTGGCCGACGAGGACAAGGCCCGTGAGGTGCTCGGGCTGAGCGAGGGGCTGCGGGGCGAGATCGCGAAGAACGCGGAGCTGCGGACGGCCGGGACCCGTCCGGCCGGGCAGGTCTACACGGGCGTGCTGTACGACGCGCTGGATCTGGCCTCGCTGGACACGGCGGCCCGGCGGCGGGCCGGGAAGTCGCTGCTGGTGTTCTCCGGACTGTGGGGCGCGGTGCGGGTGGGCGACCGTATCCCGTCGTACCGCTGCTCGATGGGGGTGAGCCTGCCGGGTCTCGGCGCCCTCGGGCCGTTCTGGCGGACCCGGATGGACGCGGTGATGCCGGAGGTGGCCGGGGACGGGCTCGTCCTGGATCTGCGGTCGTCCGCGTACACGGCGGCGTGGAAGCCGAAGGGGGAGATCGCGGCGCGCACGGCGAGCGTGCGGGTGCTCCACTCCCAGCTGGTCGACGGGGTCGAGAAGCGGTCCGTGGTGAGCCACTTCAACAAGGCGACCAAGGGCCGCATCGTGCGCGACCTGCTCGTGGCGGGCGCACGGCCGGGAAGGCCGGCCCAGTTGGTGGAGACACTGCGGGATCTCGGGTACACCGTCGAGGCGGCGGCCCCCGCGCGGGCCGGTCAGGCCTGGGCGCTCGACGTGGTGGTGACGGAGATTCACTGA
- a CDS encoding ABC transporter substrate-binding protein, whose protein sequence is MSLRRRGTAAVGLAVAAALTLSSCGSDGGKTGDAAKADAGGDKKAAVATGGKDFGDAAKKTAAYGTDAKPGEFPRTLTHAMGKTELKAAPKRVVVLDVGEFDNVVSLGVKPVGYAPAEGDVAIPSYLEKDAGSPKSVGTINNLNLEAIAGLKPDLILGSQLRAADKYDELSKIAPTVFSIRPGFTWKENYLLNAEALDRTAKAETELAAYEAKAKKLGTDIGPNKPTISMVRYLPDKIRLYARASFIGTILEDAGLPRPKNQQIDDLAAEISPEKIDEADADWIFTGVYGDVKATKRDTAQANPLWKNLEAVKAGQAKDVSDETWYLGLGVTAADLVLDDLRADLVK, encoded by the coding sequence ATGTCCCTTCGACGCCGCGGCACCGCCGCAGTCGGCCTGGCGGTGGCCGCCGCCCTCACCCTCTCGTCCTGCGGGAGCGACGGCGGGAAGACCGGCGACGCGGCCAAGGCCGACGCCGGCGGAGACAAGAAGGCGGCCGTCGCCACGGGCGGCAAGGACTTCGGCGACGCGGCGAAGAAGACGGCGGCGTACGGCACGGACGCCAAGCCCGGCGAGTTCCCCCGTACCCTCACCCACGCCATGGGCAAGACCGAACTGAAGGCCGCCCCCAAGCGCGTCGTCGTCCTGGACGTCGGCGAGTTCGACAACGTGGTCTCGCTGGGTGTGAAGCCGGTCGGCTACGCCCCCGCCGAGGGCGACGTGGCCATCCCCTCGTACCTGGAGAAGGACGCGGGCAGCCCGAAGAGCGTCGGCACCATCAACAACCTCAACCTCGAGGCGATAGCGGGGCTCAAGCCGGACCTGATCCTCGGCAGCCAGCTGCGGGCCGCCGACAAGTACGACGAGCTGTCCAAGATCGCGCCGACCGTGTTCTCCATCCGTCCGGGCTTCACCTGGAAGGAGAACTACCTCCTGAACGCCGAGGCGCTGGACCGGACCGCCAAGGCGGAGACCGAGCTGGCCGCGTACGAGGCGAAGGCCAAGAAGCTCGGCACGGACATCGGCCCGAACAAGCCGACGATCTCCATGGTCCGCTACCTGCCGGACAAGATCCGCCTGTACGCCAGGGCGTCCTTCATCGGCACGATCCTTGAGGACGCCGGCCTGCCGCGCCCCAAGAACCAGCAGATCGACGACCTCGCCGCGGAGATCAGCCCCGAGAAGATCGACGAGGCGGACGCCGACTGGATCTTCACCGGTGTGTACGGGGACGTGAAGGCCACCAAGCGCGACACCGCCCAGGCCAACCCGCTCTGGAAGAACCTGGAGGCGGTCAAGGCCGGACAGGCCAAGGACGTCTCCGACGAGACCTGGTACCTCGGCCTCGGCGTCACCGCGGCGGACCTCGTCCTGGACGACCTGCGCGCCGACCTCGTGAAGTAG
- a CDS encoding MaoC/PaaZ C-terminal domain-containing protein yields the protein MPIDAVAAVAAEPRRAEIGWDHKDIQLYHLGLGAGSPATDPDELRYTLESRLQVLPSFATVAGAGTGMAGGLSSPGVEVDLAAVLHGGQTVRVHRPIPVRGRAVQTSKVAAVYDKGKAAVLVLRTEASDDDGPLWTNDSQIFVRGEGGFGGERGPSARPVPPERAPDHTVERAIREDQALLYRLSGDWNPLHADPEFAKLAGFDRPILHGLCTYGMTLKAVTDTLLDGDATRVTAYSTRFAGVVFPGETLRIRMWSGDGRIQVAVSAVERDDAPVLVDTLVEHS from the coding sequence ATGCCCATTGACGCCGTAGCGGCGGTCGCCGCCGAACCCCGCCGAGCCGAGATCGGCTGGGACCACAAGGACATCCAGCTCTACCACCTGGGCCTCGGCGCGGGCAGCCCCGCCACCGACCCCGACGAGCTGCGCTACACCCTGGAGTCCCGGCTCCAGGTGCTGCCGAGCTTCGCCACCGTCGCGGGAGCGGGCACCGGCATGGCGGGCGGCCTTTCCTCGCCCGGTGTCGAGGTGGACCTGGCCGCGGTCCTGCACGGCGGCCAGACCGTACGGGTGCACCGGCCCATCCCGGTACGCGGCCGCGCCGTGCAGACGTCGAAGGTCGCCGCGGTCTACGACAAGGGCAAGGCGGCCGTCCTCGTCCTGCGCACCGAGGCATCGGACGACGACGGTCCGCTGTGGACCAACGACTCCCAGATCTTCGTCCGCGGCGAGGGCGGCTTCGGAGGCGAACGCGGCCCCTCCGCCCGCCCGGTCCCGCCGGAGCGGGCCCCGGACCACACGGTCGAACGGGCGATCCGGGAGGACCAGGCGCTGCTCTACCGGCTCTCCGGGGACTGGAACCCGCTGCACGCCGACCCGGAGTTCGCCAAGCTGGCCGGCTTCGACCGGCCGATCCTGCACGGGCTGTGCACCTACGGCATGACGCTGAAGGCCGTCACCGACACGCTGCTCGACGGCGACGCCACCCGCGTCACCGCCTACAGCACCCGCTTCGCCGGAGTGGTCTTCCCCGGCGAGACCCTCCGGATCCGGATGTGGTCCGGGGACGGCCGCATCCAGGTCGCGGTGAGCGCCGTCGAGCGGGACGACGCGCCGGTTCTGGTGGACACGCTCGTCGAACACTCCTGA
- a CDS encoding bifunctional RNase H/acid phosphatase: MPPVRRLVVEADGGSRGNPGPAGYGAVVIDPATGETLAEAAEYIGVATNNVAEYRGLIAGLEAAKALFPDASDGSVQVCVRMDSKLVVEQMSGRWKIKHPDMKPLAARAAAVLPPTLVTYEWIPRAQNKHADRLANEAMDAGRRGEQWEPSSSTADLDTPRGGLPPVQGPPGDAAAGAAKARAALAGARAAGTAHPQAPAHPQAPAATQAPAAPTGTRAAPASAPAPQVGWGAAPDLGAPATFVLLRHGETALTPEKRFSGSGGADPELSETGRDQAARAAGHFAARGSVQAIVSSPLRRCRETAAAVAARLGLDVTVEDGLRETDFGAWEGLTFAEVRERHGEDLTTWLASPDAAPTGGGESFAEVAERVSAARDRLVSRYAGRTVLLVTHVTPIKTLVRLALEAPPQSMFRMELSAASISTVAYYADGNASVRVLNDTSHLR, encoded by the coding sequence ATGCCGCCTGTCCGCCGGCTTGTCGTCGAGGCCGACGGCGGTTCCCGGGGCAACCCGGGGCCCGCCGGATACGGTGCCGTCGTCATCGACCCGGCCACCGGCGAGACGCTCGCCGAGGCCGCCGAGTACATCGGTGTCGCGACGAACAACGTCGCCGAGTACCGGGGCCTGATCGCCGGTCTGGAAGCCGCGAAGGCGCTGTTCCCGGACGCGTCGGACGGTTCCGTCCAGGTGTGTGTGCGGATGGACTCCAAGCTGGTGGTCGAGCAGATGTCGGGGCGCTGGAAGATCAAGCACCCCGACATGAAGCCGCTCGCGGCACGGGCGGCCGCCGTCCTCCCGCCCACCCTCGTCACGTACGAGTGGATCCCCCGGGCGCAGAACAAGCACGCGGACCGGCTGGCCAACGAGGCGATGGACGCGGGCAGGCGGGGCGAGCAGTGGGAGCCGTCGTCCTCGACGGCGGACCTCGACACGCCCCGCGGCGGGCTTCCCCCGGTCCAGGGGCCGCCCGGTGACGCGGCGGCGGGCGCGGCGAAGGCCCGCGCGGCCCTGGCCGGTGCCCGTGCCGCGGGCACGGCACACCCGCAGGCCCCGGCACACCCGCAGGCTCCGGCGGCCACACAGGCCCCGGCCGCCCCCACGGGCACCCGGGCCGCCCCGGCTTCCGCGCCCGCCCCGCAGGTGGGCTGGGGTGCCGCCCCGGATCTGGGCGCGCCCGCCACCTTCGTCCTGCTCCGGCACGGCGAGACGGCCCTCACCCCCGAGAAGCGGTTCTCCGGCAGTGGCGGCGCCGACCCCGAACTCTCGGAGACGGGCCGCGACCAGGCGGCCCGCGCCGCCGGGCACTTCGCCGCGCGGGGCTCGGTCCAGGCGATCGTCAGCTCGCCCCTGCGCCGCTGCCGTGAGACCGCCGCGGCCGTCGCCGCCCGCCTCGGCCTGGACGTCACCGTCGAGGACGGCCTGCGCGAGACGGACTTCGGAGCCTGGGAGGGACTGACCTTCGCCGAGGTGCGGGAGCGCCACGGCGAGGACCTGACCACCTGGCTGGCCTCCCCCGACGCGGCCCCGACCGGCGGTGGCGAGAGCTTCGCCGAGGTCGCCGAGCGCGTCTCGGCCGCCCGCGACCGCCTGGTCTCCCGCTACGCGGGCCGCACGGTGCTCCTGGTCACCCATGTCACCCCGATCAAGACCCTGGTCAGGCTCGCCCTGGAGGCCCCGCCGCAGTCCATGTTCCGTATGGAGCTCTCGGCGGCCTCCATCTCGACGGTGGCCTACTACGCGGACGGCAACGCGTCCGTGCGCGTGCTCAACGACACCTCGCACCTGCGCTGA